A stretch of Fusarium poae strain DAOMC 252244 chromosome 2, whole genome shotgun sequence DNA encodes these proteins:
- a CDS encoding hypothetical protein (TransMembrane:3 (o26-45i83-104o137-161i)): protein MRTKVSPPSYQSSSSSWYNDSARYEYLQSDVFWTLAILILVNCWWSAKQVDFFDSTPEEQAKISPRPSVFWLRYRITSRLRQYLVFLLCTLVIPLHLLHGSWVLKSAWRITFGLVNRTYPSIKPRILGFVFYSPLTAVISLGWAVVLGLGVIIVGTQFLLVRNLWIMTPYDPSSTTPSMKITDSTVGDADWQEIKGSENDSKKDK from the coding sequence ATGCGCACCAAAGTTTCTCCCCCGTCGTATcagtcgtcgtcgtcgtcgtggtACAATGACTCTGCGCGCTACGAATACCTCCAGAGCGATGTCTTCTGGACACTCGCCATCTTGATCCTTGTCAACTGCTGGTGGTCCGCTAAGCAAGTCGACTTCTTCGACTCAACACCCGAAGAGCAAGCCAAAATCAGCCCACGACCATCAGTTTTCTGGCTCAGATACCGCATCACTTCCCGTCTTCGTCAATATCTCGTTTTTCTACTTTGCACCTTGGTCATACCCCTACACCTTCTCCACGGCTCTTGGGTTCTCAAGTCAGCTTGGCGAATTACTTTTGGCCTGGTCAATCGTACTTATCCCAGCATCAAGCCACGCATACTTGGGTTTGTCTTCTACTCCCCTCTTACTGCTGTCATATCACTCGGATGGGCAGTTGTTTTGGGGCTTGGTGTTATAATTGTCGGAACGCAATTTTTACTTGTTCGCAATCTGTGGATTATGACACCGTATGATCCATCTTCGACGACACCTTCCATGAAGATCACCGACTCAACTGTTGGAGATGCAGATTGGCAGGAGATTAAAGGCAGCGAAAATGATTCCAAGAAGGACAAATAG
- a CDS encoding hypothetical protein (TransMembrane:1 (i12-29o)) has protein sequence MTKPSSNQKAFDIAVIGGGIAGLTLAIALHRRNIPVTLYERADNFHEIGAGVSFTPNAVQAMKVCHPGVSEAFHKVCTWNAWESKKKTWFDFLDGTTEDGKTAFSIKTSLGQNGVHRAHFLDELIHLLPSERVKFGKQIEQAEEDSDGKIRMTFSDGSTAHADALIGCDGIGSRVRKMIVGEKHPSARPQYSHKYAYRGLIPMDKAIEAVGEERARNACMHMGPDGHILTFQVNHGEKLNIVAFRTDPNEWDNPSKMTKTVHRQDALDDFKGYNSLVRNLLALTEETLSIWAIFDTGDNPVPTFYKGRMAILGDAAHASSPHHGAGAGFCIEDSAVMAELLADEKVQNRTDLEAVFAAFDASRRERTQWLVQSSRFVGDAYEWRAKGVGKDIPGIEREINERIAVISDVEIAKSCEMAREKLSL, from the exons ATGACTAAACCATCGAGCAATCAAAAGGCATTCGACATCGCCGTAATTGGAGGCGGTATCGCAGGCCTCACCCTTGCCATCGCTCTCCACCGCCGCAACATCCCCGTCACCCTCTATGAGCGAGCTGACAACTTCCACGAGATTGGTGCTGGAGTCTCATTTACTCCCAATGCAGTACAGGCTATGAAGGTCTGCCATCCTGGTGTCAGCGAAGCTTTCCACAAAGTCTGCACCTGGAACGCCTGGGAATCTAAAAAGAAGACGTGGTTCGACTTTCTCGACGGCACTACCGAGGATGGTAAAACTGCCTTTAGTATCAAGACTTCATTGGGTCAGAATGGTGTTCACAGAGCTCATTTCCTCGACGAACTGATCCATCTTCTACCGTCAGAAAGGGTAAAATTTGGAAAGCAAATTGAGCAGGCCGAAGAAGACTCTGATGGCAAGATTCGCATGACCTTTTCCGATGGGTCAACAGCACACGCTGATGCACtgattggatgtgatggTATTGGATCTCGCGTCCGTAAGATGATTGTGGGAGAGAAACATCCATCTGCTCGGCCCCAATATTCTCACAAGTACGCTTATCGAGGTCTCATACCTATGGACAAGGCTATTGAAGCTGTCGGTGAGGAGAGAGCCCGAAATGCGTGCATGCAT ATGGGACCTGATGGTCATATACTGACATTCCAAGTCAACCATGGCGAGAAGTTGAACATTGTCGCCTTCCGAACAGATCCGAACGAGTGGGACAACCCTAGCAAGATGACCAAGACTGTTCATCGCCAAGATGCTCTTGATGACTTCAAGGGCTATAATAGCCTGGTGCGAAATCTCCTAGCACTTACAGAGGAGACACTAAGCATT TGGGCCATCTTCGACACTGGTGATAATCCCGTCCCTACATTCTACAAAGGCAGGATGGCCATCCTCGGTGACGCTGCCCACGCCTCAAGTCCCCATCACGGCGCTGGAGCAGGGTTCTGCATAGAAGACAGCGCAGTCATGGCAGAGCTGTTGGCCGATGAAAAAGTGCAGAACCGCACAGACCTAGAGGCAGTGTTTGCAGCCTTTGACGCATCAAGAAGGGAGAGGACGCAATGGCTAGTGCAGAGTAGCCGATTTGTTGGAGATGCTTACGAGTGGCGAGCCAAGGGCGTCGGCAAGGATATTCCTGGGATCGAGAGGGAGATCAACGAGAGAATCGCGGTCATTTCAGATGTTGAGATTGCAAAGTCTTGTGAGATGGCAAGGGAGAAGTTGAGCCTGTGA
- a CDS encoding hypothetical protein (SECRETED:SignalP(1-19)) encodes MQIKSILITPLVAAGVVSAAPKASTTPKTVNFQGLALRSASPIHFNYLQASKESFELKLKNQDASCLDGKKHNEATFQLYGEELWLYSVGNPRQQAYVDFSGMGQGKFGYTSGAQPMPKNAQRKGWKIDKDGFLTCDGASFVACPSGDNLEKTSWSVWVYNSINNPGGNKNCLPFTVKAAKVEKPVACSYSAILPGE; translated from the coding sequence ATGCAGATCAAGTCTATCCTCATCACTCCTCTCGTCGCCGCTGGCGTCGTCTCTGCTGCCCCCAAGGCTAGCACCACCCCCAAGACTGTCAACTTCCAAGGTCTCGCCCTCCGCTCCGCTTCTCCCATCCACTTCAACTACCTCCAGGCTTCCAAGGAGTCTTTCgagctcaagctcaagaaccAGGACGCCAGCTGCTTAGACGGCAAGAAGCACAACGAAGCCACTTTCCAGCTCTACGGCGAGGAGCTTTGGCTCTACTCCGTGGGCAACCCCCGCCAGCAGGCATACGTCGACTTCTCTGGCATGGGTCAGGGCAAGTTCGGTTACACCTCTGGTGCCCAGCCTATGCCCAAGAACGCTCAGCGAAAGGGCTGGAAGATCGACAAGGACGGTTTCCTCACCTGTGACGGTGCCAGCTTCGTCGCTTGCCCCAGTGGCGACAACCTCGAGAAGACCTCTTGGTCTGTCTGGGTTTACAACAGCATCAACAACCCCGGTGGCAACAAGAACTGTCTTCCCTTTACCGTCAAGGCCGCCAAGGTTGAGAAGCCTGTCGCCTGCTCGTACTCTGCTATCCTGCCTGGCGAGTAA
- a CDS encoding hypothetical protein (TransMembrane:7 (o43-67i244-268o288-307i319-337o349-371i378-396o402-424i)), producing MSSNDIENQQSSSPAPTLHDEPTMDDNERHGINSPVWRGKRGLVVKILTGVMVAILVVFLADLSYLFGSTFKTNDRVSALKILVVDYDGGPVGESVTNAYKMLQDKSFPTVEFHSSDEYPQTSDVRKGVCHADYWGALYINKGASDRLAAAYEGGSAAQDYNPADSITYIYNAARYPTVASGYLIPNFQALVGAARGGYYQTEQGRSALRNVNSSDPAAVEAYLNPITSTPDIIRPTNQGSRNLYNTINIVMAILGQFFYVLAMNGIYDKFGLHKNMRVRDVWAMRFINGKIFSMLYAVVVTGYIWAFREDWGVSGTQWALTWLTFWLFMDVNFQVLETVIGSFVPMPLTPFFLLTWFMVNVASVVFPFELTAGFYRIGYLFPAHSLWIVLMQVWSGCGNSLHIGLPILFAWSIVGHVTAFFGVKKRCMDQSKAQASSEGKQE from the coding sequence ATGTCGTCCAACGACATCGAAAACCAGCAGTCCTCATCCCCTGCTCCCACGTTACACGACGAGCCTACCATGGACGACAACGAGAGACATGGCATCAATTCGCCAGTCTGGCGAGGTAAGAGAGGCTTGGTTGTCAAGATCCTTACTGGAGTCATGGTCGCTATTCTCGTTGTTTTCCTCGCCGACCTCTCATACCTTTTCGGTTCAACCTTTAAAACGAACGATCGAGTCTCTGCCCTAAAGATCCTTGTCGTCGATTACGATGGTGGGCCCGTTGGAGAGTCCGTCACCAACGCCTACAAGATGCTCCAAGACAAGTCTTTCCCAACCGTCGAGTTCCATTCCTCCGATGAATATCCACAAACTTCAGATGTGAGAAAGGGTGTTTGCCACGCTGATTATTGGGGTGCCCTTTACATCAACAAGGGTGCTTCCGATCGTCTGGCCGCTGCCTACGAGGGTGGTTCTGCTGCTCAAGATTACAACCCTGCAGACAGTATCACCTACATCTACAACGCTGCCAGATACCCAACTGTCGCGTCTGGCTACCTGATCCCCAACTTCCAAGCCCTTGTTGGTGCCGCTCGTGGTGGTTACTACCAAACCGAGCAAGGCCGCTCTGCTCTTCGCAATGTCAACTCCAGCGACCCAGCCGCTGTGGAGGCCTATCTCAACCCCATCACCAGCACGCCCGATATCATCCGCCCAACCAACCAAGGCTCCCGAAACCTTtacaacaccatcaacattGTCATGGCAATCCTCGGACAGTTCTTCTACGTTCTTGCCATGAATGGCATCTACGATAAGTTCGGTCTCCACAAGAACATGCGAGTCCGCGATGTCTGGGCCATGCGCTTCATCAACGGCAAGATATTCTCCATGCTTTACGCAGTTGTAGTCACTGGCTACATCTGGGCTTTCCGTGAAGACTGGGGTGTCAGCGGTACACAGTGGGCTCTCACCTGGCTAACATTCTGGCTCTTTATGGACGTCAACTTCCAGGTCCTTGAGACTGTCATCGGCAGTTTTGTACCGATGCCTCTCActcctttcttccttctgACATGGTTCATGGTCAATGTCGCCTCTGTTGTATTTCCTTTCGAGCTCACTGCTGGGTTTTACCGCATTGGATACCTCTTCCCCGCCCACTCACTATGGATCGTTCTTATGCAAGTTTGGTCGGGATGTGGAAACTCTCTGCATATCGGTTTACCCATTCTCTTCGCCTGGTCAATTGTTGGACATGTTACAGCTTTCTTCGGTGTTAAGAAGAGATGCATGGATCAGTCCAAGGCCCAGGCATCTAGCGAAGGAAAACAAGAATGA
- a CDS encoding hypothetical protein (SECRETED:SignalP(1-17)), whose amino-acid sequence MKTSMILVLPFLVLASAAPAKLDERQPIELSKVDPDLKCALKIARSIHVCFPDIVEGDPVGLTEINTCLRKLSKTTGKALRLETVPCVY is encoded by the exons ATGAAAACCTCCATGATTCTcgttcttccttttcttgtcCTTGCTTCCGCGGCTCCAGCCAAGCTTGACGAGCGACAGCCCATTGAACTTTCCAAGGTTGACCCCGATCTCAAATGCGCCTTGAAGATAGCGAGGTCCATCCATGTATGCTTCCCCGACATTGTCGAGGGCGATCCTGTTGGCCTGACAGAGATCAACACATG CCTTAGGAAGCTCTCAAAGACTACTGGCAAGGCCCTTCGCTTGGAGACAGTCCCTTGCGTCTATTGA